Proteins from a genomic interval of Treponema succinifaciens DSM 2489:
- a CDS encoding CDP-glycerol glycerophosphotransferase family protein: MTSSLLYIDPGTGSMLFSILIGATATLYFLARAAVLKLKFLFTGKKGTADVSAHKYVIYNEDKRYWNVFKPVLDSFEKHHTEVTYFTSYKNDEVFSSDYKFVKAEYIGEGNTAFAKLNLLSADIVLMTTPGLDVYQMKRSKNVKHYAHLEHSTGDATMYRLFGIDYFDSVLATGMYKEKDVRWLEEHRGIKHKEIVSVGCTYLDVYKEKMEKIPVEENHKFTVLLSPSWGPSAILSRYGEKLLDPLLQTGWNVIIRPHPQSKISEKEMLEKLTEKYKDNKNLIWDYNSENIYSMKKADIMISDFSGIIYDYTFLCDKPVMYVNSDMDLGPYDAYDVPGKTPWQVNAVHSFGIELKEDQFKNIAQVIQNASDSEELKKLRADAKAKAWEHQGNAGEEVYNFMIKKDKELEEKI, from the coding sequence ATGACAAGCAGTTTATTGTACATAGATCCTGGCACAGGAAGCATGTTGTTTTCCATTCTAATAGGAGCAACAGCAACTTTATACTTTCTGGCAAGGGCAGCAGTATTAAAACTAAAGTTTCTTTTCACAGGAAAAAAAGGTACAGCAGATGTTTCTGCGCATAAATATGTAATATACAATGAAGACAAAAGATACTGGAACGTTTTTAAGCCAGTTCTCGACTCATTTGAAAAACATCATACAGAAGTAACTTATTTTACATCCTACAAAAATGATGAAGTCTTTTCATCTGATTATAAATTTGTAAAAGCCGAATACATCGGCGAAGGAAACACTGCATTTGCAAAGCTAAATCTTCTTTCTGCGGATATTGTTCTTATGACAACTCCGGGACTTGATGTTTACCAGATGAAACGCAGCAAAAATGTAAAGCATTATGCCCATTTGGAACATTCAACTGGAGACGCCACAATGTACCGTCTTTTTGGAATTGATTACTTTGATTCTGTTCTTGCTACAGGAATGTACAAAGAAAAAGACGTTCGCTGGCTTGAAGAGCATAGAGGCATAAAGCACAAGGAAATTGTAAGTGTGGGCTGCACATATCTTGATGTCTACAAAGAAAAGATGGAAAAAATTCCAGTCGAAGAAAACCATAAATTTACAGTTCTTCTTTCGCCTTCCTGGGGGCCAAGCGCGATTTTAAGCCGCTACGGAGAAAAGCTCCTGGATCCGCTTTTGCAGACTGGCTGGAATGTAATAATCCGTCCTCATCCTCAGTCAAAAATTTCTGAAAAGGAAATGCTTGAAAAACTAACAGAAAAATACAAAGACAATAAAAATCTGATTTGGGATTATAACAGCGAGAATATTTACTCAATGAAAAAAGCCGATATTATGATTTCAGACTTTTCAGGAATCATTTATGACTACACTTTTCTTTGCGACAAGCCAGTTATGTATGTAAATTCCGATATGGATTTAGGACCTTACGATGCCTATGATGTTCCGGGAAAAACTCCGTGGCAGGTAAATGCAGTCCACAGCTTTGGAATCGAGCTTAAGGAAGATCAGTTCAAAAACATAGCCCAAGTAATTCAAAATGCAAGCGACTCCGAGGAACTGAAAAAACTCCGTGCAGATGCTAAAGCAAAAGCTTGGGAGCATCAGGGAAATGCAGGCGAAGAAGTCTACAATTTTATGATAAAAAAAGATAAAGAACTTGAAGAAAAGATTTAA
- a CDS encoding aminotransferase class I/II-fold pyridoxal phosphate-dependent enzyme — MTEKEFDLLYAAHKGKELAQFSKDTLFMCEKNGWLKSGKLTESGYEALSPYKVDNAIIMAAGRSRRCMPLSNYLPKGLFEIKGDTMVERQIKQLHDAGIKQIIIVVGYLKEKYYEMAKKYKDLIVIDNTEWEEKNNISSIYAAKDYLKNSYICCSDNWFAHNVYCDYVYDSYYACKYTDEFLDEYCVKSTDKEGYMTSVKKGGEKCWYTIGEAFFNKEFSAKFVDYMVKEYYDPEVKYMLWDDFQIRHIDDLKLKVKGYSDDECKEFDTTEDILQFYPNFKDFIEQFFAEEELVNSSTRLNYLSNYADTKTYSVVATEQLTGRLHVNENLFKPSPKVMEVLHNATYEDVYLYDLTREDELAVEISKREEISTDHILIHSGSSDVIKTVMSLVLNKGDTVLISAPSWNYYKSIVELKMAKAEYYDVVPGKNSYEFDVSGLMSKARAVSPRIIIITTPHNPTGAVISASDLETIIKENPSSLVIVDEAYLGFSDQKFDVRHLLAAYSNVVFSRTFSKLYGLAGIRVGYGLCAPMAKQVFRLDVNPFRVNNISRKMAVAALRDEKYYKGLLKDITESRNFFINEMNSIPGVKAFDSAANFVFIHFSENTDVQALKDYLAQNGYLVRLWTEGSRLAMRVTLDRKETMEKVVALMKEFLEK, encoded by the coding sequence ATGACAGAAAAAGAATTTGACTTGCTTTATGCAGCACATAAAGGAAAAGAATTAGCACAGTTTTCAAAAGACACACTTTTTATGTGTGAGAAAAACGGGTGGCTTAAATCTGGAAAACTAACAGAGTCTGGATATGAAGCACTATCCCCTTACAAAGTTGACAATGCAATTATAATGGCAGCTGGAAGAAGCCGACGCTGTATGCCTCTTTCAAACTATCTTCCAAAAGGACTTTTTGAAATCAAAGGCGATACAATGGTTGAACGCCAGATAAAACAGCTGCATGACGCTGGAATAAAGCAGATTATTATTGTTGTCGGCTATCTGAAAGAAAAATACTATGAAATGGCAAAAAAGTACAAGGATCTCATTGTCATAGACAACACTGAATGGGAAGAGAAAAACAACATTTCATCTATTTATGCGGCAAAAGATTACTTGAAAAATTCTTATATCTGCTGCAGCGACAACTGGTTTGCGCACAACGTTTACTGCGACTATGTTTATGATTCATACTATGCCTGCAAATACACAGATGAATTCCTTGATGAGTATTGTGTAAAATCCACTGACAAAGAAGGCTACATGACTTCCGTAAAAAAAGGCGGGGAAAAATGCTGGTACACAATCGGTGAAGCTTTCTTTAACAAAGAGTTTTCTGCAAAATTTGTTGACTATATGGTAAAGGAATATTACGACCCGGAAGTAAAATATATGCTTTGGGACGATTTCCAAATCCGTCACATTGACGACCTTAAGCTAAAGGTAAAAGGCTACAGCGATGATGAATGCAAAGAGTTCGACACAACAGAAGATATTCTTCAATTCTATCCGAATTTTAAAGATTTTATAGAGCAGTTTTTTGCAGAAGAAGAACTTGTGAATTCCTCTACAAGACTTAACTATCTATCAAACTATGCTGACACAAAAACATATTCAGTTGTCGCTACAGAACAACTTACAGGCCGTCTTCATGTAAATGAAAATCTTTTCAAGCCAAGCCCAAAAGTAATGGAAGTTCTTCACAATGCAACTTATGAAGATGTTTATCTTTACGATCTTACACGCGAAGATGAGCTTGCCGTTGAAATCAGCAAGCGCGAGGAAATTTCAACTGACCACATTTTGATTCATTCTGGCTCTTCTGATGTTATAAAAACTGTAATGTCGCTTGTGCTTAATAAAGGCGATACAGTTCTTATTTCTGCGCCATCTTGGAATTACTACAAATCCATTGTTGAGCTAAAAATGGCGAAGGCTGAATACTACGATGTTGTGCCTGGAAAAAATTCTTATGAATTCGATGTTTCAGGACTGATGTCAAAAGCCCGCGCTGTTTCTCCACGAATCATCATTATTACAACTCCGCACAATCCGACTGGAGCGGTAATTTCAGCTTCTGACCTTGAAACTATAATAAAGGAAAACCCTTCTTCGCTTGTTATTGTTGATGAAGCCTATCTTGGTTTTTCTGACCAGAAGTTTGATGTAAGACATCTTCTGGCGGCTTATTCAAATGTCGTATTCAGCAGAACTTTCAGCAAATTGTATGGACTTGCAGGAATCCGTGTTGGCTACGGACTTTGCGCTCCAATGGCGAAACAGGTTTTCAGGCTTGATGTGAATCCATTCAGGGTAAACAACATAAGCCGCAAAATGGCGGTAGCAGCCTTAAGAGACGAAAAATATTATAAAGGGCTTCTAAAAGACATTACAGAAAGCCGCAATTTCTTTATAAACGAAATGAACAGCATTCCTGGTGTAAAAGCTTTTGATTCCGCCGCGAACTTTGTATTTATACATTTCTCCGAAAACACAGATGTTCAGGCATTGAAAGACTATCTTGCCCAGAACGGCTATCTTGTAAGACTTTGGACAGAAGGAAGCAGACTCGCAATGAGAGTAACTTTGGACAGAAAGGAAACAATGGAAAAAGTTGTCGCTCTTATGAAAGAGTTTTTAGAAAAATAA
- a CDS encoding CotH kinase family protein — protein MKIIHGIRRYSYVFGLSLFLLAFGVLFAFLISSDRKITVAKCKKLGLPILEISTDKLKEIKSKEKYVKASFTLGNSSEYEKISGGCKIRGHGNSTWKTTFTQKKPYLLKLESPASLLGMKGARKWILMANACDRSMLRNYYAEYLTHNVWNRMRWNPESRYVTLFINGKYRGLYGITEKVEVAENRIEFAGEGFLAEIDSHDGRPYSFSTDSRLRFNIRSPKSTLENYKKWAEKVESIEKLLYSDEWNGAAGYKRYFDMDSFVDWYLLAEFSKNYDANFYNSVFMNYDYSTEKLYMGPAWDHDIGFGNTSKSSTTPGSYGSLLSNNAWIQMFNFFDPVKNSSAAKDYEGFLINQSGWYNRMFGDDEFVTLVKKRWAETREPLKKSIEWIRNQGRTLDDSAKLNDSVWHIIGSANWPRAPGYRSRKNYKSEVDFLVDWCEKRFEWLDRIFME, from the coding sequence ATGAAAATTATTCACGGAATAAGAAGATATTCGTATGTTTTTGGTCTTTCGCTCTTCTTGCTTGCATTTGGAGTTCTTTTTGCATTTCTTATTTCTTCTGACAGAAAAATTACAGTTGCTAAATGCAAAAAGCTAGGTCTTCCGATTCTTGAAATTTCTACGGACAAACTTAAGGAAATAAAAAGCAAGGAAAAATATGTAAAAGCTTCATTCACGCTTGGAAATTCCTCTGAGTATGAAAAGATTTCAGGCGGTTGCAAAATCCGTGGACACGGAAATTCCACTTGGAAAACAACTTTTACACAGAAAAAGCCTTACCTTTTAAAACTTGAAAGTCCCGCAAGTCTTCTTGGAATGAAAGGCGCGCGTAAATGGATTTTGATGGCAAACGCCTGTGACCGCTCAATGCTCCGAAATTACTACGCCGAATATCTTACACACAATGTTTGGAACAGAATGAGGTGGAATCCTGAGTCTCGCTATGTAACGCTTTTTATAAACGGAAAATACCGTGGGCTTTATGGAATAACAGAAAAGGTTGAGGTTGCGGAAAATCGCATTGAGTTTGCAGGCGAAGGCTTCCTTGCTGAAATCGACAGCCACGATGGACGACCGTACAGTTTTTCTACGGATTCAAGGCTACGCTTTAATATCCGCTCGCCAAAGTCAACTTTAGAAAACTACAAGAAATGGGCGGAAAAAGTAGAGTCGATTGAAAAACTTCTTTATTCTGATGAATGGAATGGCGCGGCCGGCTACAAGAGATATTTTGACATGGACTCGTTTGTTGACTGGTATTTGCTTGCAGAATTCTCCAAAAACTACGATGCGAATTTCTACAACTCTGTCTTTATGAACTATGACTATTCGACGGAGAAGCTTTACATGGGACCTGCATGGGATCACGACATCGGATTTGGGAACACTTCAAAAAGTTCGACTACTCCAGGAAGCTATGGTTCACTCTTAAGCAACAATGCTTGGATTCAGATGTTCAACTTTTTTGATCCAGTGAAGAATTCATCTGCGGCAAAAGACTATGAAGGATTTTTAATCAACCAAAGCGGCTGGTACAACAGAATGTTTGGTGATGATGAATTTGTTACCCTTGTAAAAAAACGATGGGCGGAAACAAGAGAGCCGTTAAAGAAATCTATTGAATGGATTCGCAACCAGGGCAGGACTTTGGATGATTCTGCAAAGCTCAACGATTCTGTCTGGCACATAATTGGAAGCGCGAACTGGCCACGTGCGCCGGGCTACCGTTCAAGAAAAAACTACAAGAGTGAAGTTGACTTTCTCGTTGACTGGTGCGAAAAAAGATTTGAATGGCTTGACAGGATTTTTATGGAATAA
- a CDS encoding DUF4956 domain-containing protein: MGFKDIFKKSFIQGFTRYDATPENIIVVFLIAGFFALYIFFAYRLLTRRTFYSKSFNIALPALVMITAGVILTIQSSVVISLGMVGALSIVRFRTAIKDPMDLVFLFWAISTGIICGAGLAQISCVLAFILTVALFVFDRIPVAKAPKILMVSGSGYELEEKIMAIVKEFCKYYTVKSRALSNGKVNLVVEIRSKDDSALLQKVANTENVASSTILAHDGEVTY; the protein is encoded by the coding sequence ATGGGATTTAAAGATATTTTCAAGAAGTCGTTTATTCAGGGATTCACGAGATACGACGCGACGCCTGAGAACATTATCGTCGTGTTTTTGATTGCGGGATTTTTCGCGCTTTACATTTTCTTTGCTTACAGGCTTTTGACAAGAAGGACTTTTTACTCAAAGTCGTTCAACATTGCGCTTCCGGCTTTGGTTATGATTACGGCGGGCGTTATTCTTACGATTCAGTCGAGCGTTGTGATTTCGCTTGGTATGGTCGGCGCGCTTTCTATTGTGCGTTTCAGAACTGCGATTAAAGATCCGATGGACTTGGTTTTCCTTTTCTGGGCGATTTCAACCGGAATTATCTGCGGAGCTGGTCTTGCCCAGATTTCTTGTGTTCTGGCGTTTATCCTGACTGTCGCTCTTTTTGTGTTTGACCGGATTCCTGTGGCGAAAGCTCCGAAAATCCTTATGGTGAGCGGAAGCGGATACGAGCTTGAAGAGAAAATCATGGCGATTGTAAAAGAATTCTGTAAGTATTACACAGTGAAAAGCCGCGCGCTTTCAAACGGAAAAGTGAATCTCGTTGTTGAAATCCGCTCGAAAGACGATTCCGCGCTCTTGCAGAAAGTTGCGAACACGGAAAATGTCGCCTCTTCGACAATCCTTGCGCACGACGGCGAAGTTACATACTAA
- a CDS encoding polyphosphate polymerase domain-containing protein, translating into MKGKYRHEFKYLSPEITLSAIERRMDAILLRDRNTGEKGEYAIRSIYFDDIFNTCYLENENGTDPREKFRIRIYNCSKERISLELKRKKRGMCLKTSCHVPLEVLEEIIAGKIPDFTSEMPYLLKKLICQMQFRALRPVEIVAYERVPFTYEDGNVRITFDRNLRSSSNIEDFFNEDAAFRSIFPFGTNMIEVKYDELLPDFINETLQTSALQWNSFSKYYLCRKFDIQGLRCGFRA; encoded by the coding sequence ATGAAAGGAAAATATCGCCACGAGTTCAAATATCTTTCTCCTGAAATCACGCTTTCTGCGATTGAGCGGCGTATGGATGCGATTCTTTTGCGCGACAGGAATACCGGCGAGAAAGGCGAGTACGCAATCAGAAGCATCTATTTCGACGACATCTTCAACACGTGCTATCTTGAAAACGAGAACGGCACTGACCCGCGCGAGAAATTCAGAATCAGAATCTACAACTGTTCGAAAGAAAGAATTTCCCTTGAGTTAAAAAGAAAGAAAAGAGGGATGTGCCTAAAGACTTCTTGTCACGTTCCGCTGGAAGTTCTTGAGGAGATAATTGCAGGAAAAATTCCTGATTTTACAAGCGAAATGCCTTATCTTTTGAAAAAGCTGATTTGCCAGATGCAGTTCCGCGCGCTCCGGCCGGTTGAGATTGTTGCCTACGAGCGTGTTCCTTTCACTTATGAAGACGGAAACGTGAGAATCACTTTTGACAGGAATCTGAGATCTTCAAGCAACATTGAGGACTTTTTCAATGAGGATGCGGCTTTCCGATCAATATTTCCGTTCGGAACAAATATGATTGAGGTTAAGTACGACGAGCTTTTGCCGGATTTTATAAACGAAACTCTGCAGACAAGCGCATTGCAATGGAATTCGTTTTCAAAATACTATCTGTGCAGGAAGTTCGATATTCAGGGACTCCGCTGTGGATTCCGTGCTTAA
- a CDS encoding CotH kinase family protein, with the protein MMFSNSSKNQISPEKCEEIGLSVMHIDTMAGKKINSKINYVTAMYEAEEFSGSCKIRGHGNTTWQTRELYKRPYLLKLNKSAPLFGMKQSKKWILMANTADKTSLRNEYAYFLARNVWNRMKWTPDARFAAVFINGKFNGLYQVTEKVEHEKLSLPEGSFLATVNSRLNKEWNFHTQRGTKISIRMEQKSEAEYKKMEQIIQNAEDVIFSPDFKSTEKGWQSVIDEDSFVDWYLINEFTKNHDAKFQASCYFYYDSQAKKIFMGPLWDMDISCGNINYDGCQDPEGFWVNKDQWYKRLFEDEYFAEKVAERWNETKQKLISSFDWLENESKNVKPFVMLNDSVWHNLGRRQWPHAPGWKNRKTYESEVYYMTDFLKKRAQWMSNEYSGN; encoded by the coding sequence ATGATGTTTTCAAATTCATCAAAAAATCAGATCTCGCCTGAAAAATGCGAAGAAATAGGACTTTCTGTCATGCACATTGACACAATGGCAGGCAAAAAAATAAATTCAAAAATAAACTATGTAACGGCAATGTACGAAGCCGAAGAGTTTTCAGGTTCATGCAAAATCCGCGGACACGGAAACACAACATGGCAGACAAGGGAACTTTACAAAAGACCGTACCTTCTAAAACTAAACAAGTCCGCTCCGCTTTTTGGAATGAAACAGTCAAAAAAATGGATTTTAATGGCGAATACTGCGGACAAAACTTCGCTCAGAAACGAATACGCTTATTTTCTTGCAAGAAATGTCTGGAACAGAATGAAATGGACTCCAGATGCAAGATTCGCCGCGGTTTTTATAAACGGAAAATTCAACGGACTTTATCAAGTTACAGAAAAAGTTGAACACGAAAAACTTTCGCTCCCGGAAGGCTCATTTCTCGCCACCGTAAATTCAAGGCTAAACAAGGAATGGAATTTCCACACACAACGTGGAACAAAAATCAGCATACGAATGGAACAAAAATCCGAGGCAGAATACAAGAAAATGGAGCAGATAATTCAAAATGCCGAAGATGTGATTTTTTCACCTGATTTCAAATCCACGGAAAAAGGCTGGCAAAGTGTAATTGACGAAGATTCATTTGTTGACTGGTACCTTATAAACGAATTTACCAAAAACCACGATGCAAAATTTCAAGCTTCCTGCTATTTTTATTATGACTCACAGGCAAAGAAAATTTTCATGGGACCGCTCTGGGACATGGATATTTCATGCGGAAACATAAACTACGACGGCTGTCAAGACCCAGAAGGATTTTGGGTAAACAAAGACCAATGGTACAAACGGCTTTTTGAAGATGAATATTTTGCAGAAAAAGTCGCAGAACGATGGAATGAAACAAAACAAAAGCTTATTTCCTCTTTCGACTGGCTTGAAAACGAGTCAAAAAATGTAAAGCCGTTTGTAATGCTAAATGATTCAGTATGGCACAATCTTGGAAGACGGCAATGGCCTCATGCTCCCGGATGGAAAAACCGCAAAACTTACGAAAGTGAGGTTTACTATATGACTGACTTCCTAAAAAAACGCGCGCAATGGATGAGCAATGAATATTCCGGCAATTGA